One Algoriphagus sp. Y33 genomic window, TCAAAGCTCTCTCACCCAGATATTTCTGAATCTTACCGGATTTCCGTGGTCTTGAAGTTTGATTGGCAATTTCTCAGGATGTGCCTTATAATTTGGTATACCGATATACTCTGTTGGACCTTTTAGGATTACATGATTTTGAACCAACACGCCATTCATCAATACAGTAACAGTAGCAGGGGAAGTCAAAATACCATCCTTGTTGAAGCGCGGAGCCTTGAAGATAATATCGTAGTAATTCCATTCACCTGCAGGTCTTAGTGCCATCGCTAATGGAGGAAACTGCTTGTATATACTTCCGGCTTGTCCATTTGTGTACGTTTTGCTCTCGTAGCTATCCAAAACCTGCACTTCATACATGCCCATCAAGAAGAATCCGGAGTTACCTCTACCTTGTCCTTCACCCACGATTTCGGTAGGTGCAGACCATTCTACGTGATATTGTGCATCTCCAAAAGGAAGTTTGGACTGTATATCTCCCTTTCCCTTTGTCACTACCAATTCACCATTTTCTATAGTCCATTCTGCGGGACTTGAACCGTCTTTTGCACTGACAAATCCATTCAGGCTAGACCCGTCAAAAAGTACAATAGCGTCAGAAGGAGGAGCGGTATTATTTGCTCCGGGAGTAACTTTTGGAGGAACCGGAGTATAGAACTCAGTCGCTTCAGGCTTCATTGCCGGAGGAGTTTTTTCTTGGGCGAACGCCGCGGAACTCAAAGTCAATGCACTTGCCACAACAG contains:
- a CDS encoding DUF1080 domain-containing protein, with translation MKKRIFTLAVVASALTLSSAAFAQEKTPPAMKPEATEFYTPVPPKVTPGANNTAPPSDAIVLFDGSSLNGFVSAKDGSSPAEWTIENGELVVTKGKGDIQSKLPFGDAQYHVEWSAPTEIVGEGQGRGNSGFFLMGMYEVQVLDSYESKTYTNGQAGSIYKQFPPLAMALRPAGEWNYYDIIFKAPRFNKDGILTSPATVTVLMNGVLVQNHVILKGPTEYIGIPNYKAHPEKLPIKLQDHGNPVRFRNIWVREL